Proteins from a single region of Labedella gwakjiensis:
- a CDS encoding fibronectin type III domain-containing protein, whose amino-acid sequence MLAGILLSSTVAIVPPAAYADTAPPVAGTPETVSSDPLPTPQIDGVVWDQVVIGNVVYVGGDFRTARPSGAPAGQRTVARSNFLAYNLTTGALVTTFAPTFNAPVRALAASPDGSRLYVGGTFTAVNGSTRYRLAAFSVADGSLVSSFRPTLNSGVKALAATNTTVFLGGSFTSVQGTARSKVAALAASTAQLLPFAPSPAGGNIAALALSPSGSELVLGGNFTSVNGSSNPGYGLASVDATTGSLRPFAVNTVVRNGGTSAGITSLAADSTGVYGSGYVYGGGGNLEGAFKAGWGGGATVWLEDCHGDTYSIASAGTTAYTAGHAHFCRNISTGGFPDYSPPSKHYRALAFTTAATGTLTTNRITSYANFAGQQAPSLQHWFPDLAPGTYTGLGQGPWDVTASGGYVLYGGEFMTVNGTAQQGLVRFASKTVAPNTDGPRLSGSNMKSTIVAAGSGRARLSWTANYDRDNSALRYEVIRDGNTATPVATVAVTSNFWTRPNVTVTDTGLTPGRSYGYRIRTIDPFGNATLGDTVTFTATSG is encoded by the coding sequence ATGCTGGCAGGGATCCTTCTGTCGAGCACCGTCGCGATCGTGCCGCCCGCCGCATACGCCGACACCGCGCCGCCGGTCGCGGGCACGCCCGAGACCGTCTCCTCCGACCCCCTTCCGACACCGCAGATCGACGGCGTCGTCTGGGACCAGGTGGTGATCGGGAACGTCGTGTACGTGGGCGGCGATTTCCGCACGGCCCGCCCGTCCGGTGCTCCCGCCGGACAGAGAACGGTCGCCCGGTCCAACTTCCTCGCCTACAACCTGACGACCGGAGCGCTCGTCACCACGTTCGCGCCGACCTTCAACGCGCCGGTCCGGGCACTCGCCGCATCGCCGGATGGGAGCAGGCTCTACGTGGGAGGCACGTTTACCGCGGTGAACGGCAGCACCCGCTACAGGCTGGCTGCGTTCTCGGTGGCGGACGGCTCGCTCGTCTCGTCGTTCCGCCCGACGCTCAACTCGGGTGTGAAGGCGTTGGCCGCGACGAACACCACGGTGTTCCTCGGCGGCAGCTTCACCTCCGTGCAGGGCACAGCGCGCTCGAAGGTCGCGGCGCTCGCCGCGTCGACGGCCCAGCTCCTGCCGTTCGCCCCGTCGCCGGCTGGAGGGAACATCGCGGCCCTCGCCCTCTCCCCGTCCGGGTCTGAGCTCGTGCTCGGCGGCAACTTCACCTCGGTGAACGGCTCGAGCAATCCCGGCTACGGCCTCGCGTCGGTCGACGCGACGACGGGTTCCCTCCGTCCGTTCGCCGTGAACACGGTCGTGCGCAACGGTGGAACCTCGGCGGGAATCACCTCGCTCGCCGCCGATTCGACCGGCGTCTACGGGAGCGGCTACGTCTACGGCGGCGGCGGCAACCTCGAGGGAGCCTTCAAAGCGGGATGGGGCGGCGGCGCGACCGTCTGGTTGGAGGACTGCCACGGCGACACCTATTCGATCGCGTCGGCGGGCACCACGGCGTACACCGCTGGTCACGCGCACTTCTGCCGCAACATCTCGACGGGAGGGTTCCCCGACTACTCTCCACCGAGCAAGCACTACCGCGCGCTCGCCTTCACGACTGCGGCGACGGGGACGCTCACGACGAACAGGATCACGTCATACGCGAACTTCGCCGGCCAACAGGCACCCTCGCTGCAGCACTGGTTCCCCGACCTCGCCCCCGGTACCTACACGGGGCTGGGCCAAGGGCCGTGGGACGTGACGGCCTCCGGCGGCTACGTGCTCTACGGTGGCGAATTCATGACAGTGAACGGAACGGCACAGCAGGGCCTCGTCCGTTTCGCGTCGAAGACCGTCGCGCCGAACACGGACGGCCCACGCCTCTCCGGCTCGAACATGAAGAGCACGATCGTGGCGGCCGGTTCCGGGCGGGCCCGGCTCTCGTGGACGGCCAACTACGACCGCGACAACAGCGCGCTGCGGTACGAGGTGATCCGTGACGGCAACACCGCGACTCCGGTCGCGACGGTGGCGGTCACCTCGAATTTCTGGACGAGGCCGAACGTCACGGTGACGGACACCGGCCTGACCCCCGGTCGCAGCTACGGGTACCGCATCCGCACGATCGACCCGTTCGGGAACGCCACCCTGGGCGACACCGTCACGTTCACGGCGACCTCCGGCTGA
- a CDS encoding Glu/Leu/Phe/Val dehydrogenase family protein — protein sequence MTTAARTMESTDRRPAPSAATDRQDDAGLRGSALEHERVVIATGERSRLTIVVAVHSTRLGPALGGARLWSYPTWNDALADALRLSEGMTSKNACAGLEHGGGKAVIHLPLGVTLDAETRRDAFLDLGDIVESFGGRYVTAEDVGTSSADMAVVAERTAHVTGLPPEQGGVGEPSEATADGVVSSIRATADVVFGTSDLRGRRATISGLGHVGSLVARTLHAEGVDLTVTDVNPARRALAEELGAMWVSPGSEHLVETDVFVPCGVGGALTETVVAELACRAVVGAANNQLENRSVADLLAARGILWAPDFIVNAGGVIYLASAADVAGRAALDQRVTAIGETVRAVFDTAGRDGVTTLAAAERLAAERLSGGSEA from the coding sequence ATGACGACTGCCGCCCGCACGATGGAATCCACCGACCGACGCCCCGCACCATCGGCTGCGACGGACCGACAGGACGATGCGGGTCTCCGCGGGTCCGCTCTCGAGCACGAGCGCGTCGTCATCGCCACAGGTGAGCGTTCGCGGCTCACGATCGTCGTCGCGGTGCATTCCACTCGCCTCGGTCCTGCCCTCGGCGGCGCGCGCCTCTGGTCGTACCCCACGTGGAACGACGCCCTCGCCGACGCCCTCCGCCTCTCGGAGGGGATGACCTCGAAGAACGCGTGCGCCGGACTCGAGCACGGCGGCGGCAAGGCCGTGATCCATCTCCCCCTGGGCGTGACCCTCGATGCCGAGACACGCCGTGACGCCTTCCTCGATCTCGGCGACATCGTCGAGTCGTTCGGCGGGAGGTACGTCACCGCCGAAGACGTCGGGACCTCGTCAGCGGACATGGCCGTCGTCGCGGAGCGCACGGCACACGTCACGGGCCTCCCGCCCGAGCAGGGCGGCGTCGGCGAGCCGAGCGAGGCAACGGCCGACGGCGTGGTCTCCTCCATCCGTGCCACGGCGGATGTGGTCTTCGGAACGTCGGACCTCCGCGGCCGCCGCGCGACCATCTCCGGTCTCGGCCACGTGGGCTCCCTCGTGGCCAGGACGCTCCACGCAGAGGGGGTCGACCTCACCGTCACGGACGTGAACCCGGCCCGACGCGCCCTCGCGGAGGAACTGGGCGCCATGTGGGTGTCGCCCGGATCCGAGCACCTCGTGGAGACCGACGTCTTCGTGCCGTGCGGCGTCGGCGGCGCCCTCACGGAGACGGTCGTCGCGGAGCTCGCGTGCAGGGCCGTCGTCGGAGCCGCCAACAATCAGCTCGAGAACAGATCGGTCGCGGACCTCCTCGCGGCCCGCGGCATCCTGTGGGCACCCGACTTCATCGTCAACGCCGGCGGCGTCATCTACCTCGCGTCGGCAGCCGATGTCGCCGGACGGGCGGCCCTCGATCAGCGCGTCACCGCGATCGGCGAGACGGTCCGCGCCGTCTTCGACACCGCGGGTCGGGACGGCGTCACGACGCTCGCAGCGGCCGAGCGCCTTGCGGCCGAGCGACTGTCCGGAGGCTCGGAGGCCTGA
- a CDS encoding AEC family transporter — MGGVLLGFGIIGFVILVGYIAARLQIGGPEAGFVLNRIAFFVTGPALLFTVLAQADIGDVFSVPLLVALISAVSMAAVYLVVNLVFWRDPLGRSTIGSMASGYVNANNIGLPVAVYVLGDAHYVAPLIVIQLVIFAPIGLALLDIESRGSASVGGILSQPIRNPLIIASLTGLVIALLGIDLPDAVLAPFELLGGAAVPLILMAFGMSLYGQKPFAANEGRSRIVVASILKAVVMPGVAWLVASLGFGLHGPELFAVVTLAALPTAQNIFNYASRYNTGVVLARDTVLATTLASVPVIVVIAALLA; from the coding sequence ATGGGAGGAGTGCTGCTGGGGTTCGGGATCATCGGTTTCGTCATCCTCGTGGGCTACATCGCGGCACGCCTGCAGATCGGCGGCCCCGAGGCGGGATTCGTGCTCAACCGCATCGCGTTCTTCGTCACCGGTCCGGCTCTGCTCTTCACCGTGCTCGCCCAGGCCGACATCGGCGACGTCTTCTCCGTGCCCCTCCTCGTGGCCCTCATCAGTGCCGTCTCGATGGCCGCCGTCTACCTCGTGGTGAACCTCGTGTTCTGGCGCGATCCGCTCGGCCGGTCCACGATCGGGTCGATGGCGTCCGGCTACGTCAACGCGAACAACATCGGACTCCCGGTGGCCGTGTACGTGCTCGGCGACGCGCACTACGTGGCACCGCTCATCGTGATCCAGCTCGTGATCTTCGCGCCGATCGGTCTCGCTCTCCTCGACATCGAGTCGAGGGGATCCGCGTCGGTCGGTGGGATCCTGTCCCAGCCGATCCGCAATCCGCTCATCATCGCGTCGCTCACGGGTCTCGTGATCGCGCTGCTCGGCATCGACCTGCCGGACGCCGTCCTCGCGCCGTTCGAGCTTCTCGGCGGTGCCGCCGTGCCGCTCATCCTGATGGCGTTCGGCATGTCGCTCTACGGGCAGAAGCCGTTCGCGGCGAACGAGGGACGCTCGCGCATCGTCGTCGCATCGATCCTCAAGGCCGTCGTGATGCCGGGCGTCGCGTGGCTCGTCGCGTCGCTCGGCTTCGGCCTCCACGGCCCGGAGCTTTTCGCCGTCGTCACGCTCGCCGCCCTTCCGACGGCGCAGAACATCTTCAACTACGCGAGCCGCTACAACACGGGTGTCGTGCTCGCTCGCGACACGGTGCTCGCGACCACGCTCGCGTCCGTGCCCGTCATCGTGGTGATCGCGGCGCTCCTCGCGTGA
- a CDS encoding zinc-ribbon domain-containing protein, producing MLILFGTRRQATVVALVSFVCRFCSKDVPQRVLRVVNRFTLFFVPLFPVSTRFANECSNCGGTTDISREQADSAIAWAQANR from the coding sequence ATGCTCATCCTTTTCGGCACCCGGCGTCAGGCCACGGTCGTCGCCCTCGTGTCCTTCGTCTGCCGTTTCTGCTCGAAGGATGTGCCCCAGCGGGTGCTGAGGGTCGTCAATCGGTTCACACTCTTCTTCGTCCCGCTCTTCCCCGTGTCCACGCGCTTCGCCAACGAGTGCTCGAACTGCGGCGGCACCACCGACATCTCGCGGGAGCAGGCGGACAGCGCGATCGCCTGGGCGCAGGCGAACCGCTGA
- a CDS encoding exodeoxyribonuclease III — protein MRIATWNVNSIRARSGRVVDWLVNNEVDVLAMQEIKCRPHQFPLEAFEAAGYEVHLHGLNQWNGVAFASRLPMTDVVTSFEGMPGFGKPATPGPGGSGPEFDAAGLPLEARAIGATVDGIRLFSLYVPNGRAIGDPHFVYKLEWYARLEADVRTWLAAEPHLPLALMGDFNVAPFDEDMGDPSHIPGVSTHISPEERAAFASLEGAGLTDVVRPLVPTGYTFWDYKQLRFPRNEGMRIDFVLGSPAFAELVVGASIDREQRKGDAPSDHVPVVVDLDVEPAEDDDRPMIFG, from the coding sequence ATGCGCATCGCCACATGGAACGTCAACTCGATCAGGGCCCGATCGGGGCGTGTCGTCGACTGGCTCGTGAACAACGAGGTGGACGTGCTGGCCATGCAGGAGATCAAATGCCGCCCGCATCAGTTCCCCCTCGAGGCGTTCGAGGCGGCGGGATACGAGGTGCACCTCCACGGACTCAACCAGTGGAACGGCGTCGCGTTCGCGTCCCGGCTCCCGATGACGGACGTCGTGACGAGTTTCGAGGGCATGCCGGGCTTCGGCAAGCCGGCCACGCCGGGCCCCGGCGGCTCGGGGCCTGAGTTCGACGCCGCCGGCCTCCCCCTCGAGGCGCGCGCCATCGGCGCCACGGTGGACGGCATCCGGCTCTTCAGCCTCTACGTTCCGAACGGCCGAGCCATCGGAGACCCGCACTTCGTCTACAAGCTCGAGTGGTACGCCCGGCTCGAGGCCGACGTCCGCACGTGGCTCGCCGCCGAGCCCCATCTGCCGCTCGCGCTCATGGGCGACTTCAACGTCGCGCCGTTCGACGAGGACATGGGCGACCCCAGCCACATTCCGGGCGTCTCCACCCACATCTCGCCGGAGGAGCGCGCGGCGTTCGCCTCGCTCGAGGGCGCCGGCCTCACGGACGTGGTGCGCCCACTCGTCCCCACGGGCTACACGTTCTGGGACTACAAGCAGCTGCGCTTCCCCCGCAACGAGGGCATGCGCATCGACTTCGTGCTGGGATCACCGGCGTTCGCCGAACTCGTGGTGGGAGCGTCGATCGATCGCGAGCAGCGCAAGGGAGACGCCCCGAGCGATCACGTCCCCGTCGTCGTCGATCTGGACGTGGAACCCGCCGAGGACGACGACCGCCCCATGATCTTCGGCTGA
- a CDS encoding LysR family transcriptional regulator yields the protein MDVRRLDLLRELADRGSVHAVAAATHRTPSAVSQQLKLLEREAGLPLTERSGRGIVLTDAGRALAASAIDVAAAIARAEATWDEYIGDPTGHVSVATFPTAGQTFVPPAVAALARLPGLTVELTSRDADMTDFPSLTADYDIVIAYSLPGQRSWSGRGLRNIYLLSEPLDVVLPLGHRLAGKSELTPHDLVGEPWIGVPEQFAFDLLLHELEAVTQSEIEVVQRVSDNLITEALVAQGIGVAFTPRFTASGPEKGIVTRPLTGVEASRHVLMLLRPDKAERLAVRTVADEIRRQAVALEASHTPAEEPPLVGPRWV from the coding sequence ATGGATGTGCGCCGCCTCGATCTCCTCCGGGAGCTCGCCGATCGCGGCTCCGTCCATGCCGTCGCGGCGGCGACCCATCGCACGCCCTCCGCCGTCTCACAGCAGCTCAAGCTCCTCGAACGCGAGGCCGGCCTGCCCCTCACGGAACGCAGCGGGCGCGGCATCGTGCTCACCGACGCAGGCCGCGCTCTCGCGGCGAGCGCCATCGACGTGGCCGCGGCGATCGCGCGCGCGGAAGCGACGTGGGACGAGTACATCGGTGATCCCACGGGGCACGTCTCGGTGGCCACGTTCCCCACGGCGGGTCAGACGTTCGTCCCTCCGGCCGTCGCGGCGCTCGCCCGCCTCCCCGGCCTCACCGTGGAGCTGACGAGCCGCGACGCCGACATGACCGACTTCCCGAGCCTCACCGCGGACTACGACATCGTGATCGCCTACTCGCTCCCGGGCCAGCGCTCGTGGAGCGGGCGCGGCCTCCGCAACATCTACCTCCTGAGCGAGCCCCTCGACGTGGTCCTCCCTCTCGGCCACCGGCTCGCGGGGAAGAGCGAGCTGACCCCGCACGACCTCGTCGGCGAGCCCTGGATCGGCGTCCCCGAGCAGTTCGCGTTCGACCTCCTGCTCCACGAGCTCGAGGCCGTCACGCAGAGCGAGATCGAGGTGGTGCAGCGGGTGTCGGACAACCTCATCACGGAGGCGCTGGTGGCGCAAGGCATCGGCGTCGCCTTCACGCCGCGCTTCACCGCGTCCGGGCCGGAGAAGGGCATCGTGACGAGGCCGCTCACGGGCGTCGAGGCCTCGCGACACGTGCTCATGCTGCTCCGCCCCGACAAGGCGGAGCGGCTCGCGGTCCGCACGGTCGCCGACGAGATCCGGCGACAGGCCGTCGCTCTCGAAGCGAGCCACACGCCCGCGGAGGAGCCGCCTCTCGTCGGACCGCGCTGGGTCTGA
- the pyrE gene encoding orotate phosphoribosyltransferase → MTDARERLIDFIKKDAVFHGDFTLTSGKKATYYVDMRRVSLDHRVAPLIGQVMLDLIADVPDVVAVGGLTMGADPIASAILHQGVAAGHAYDAFVVRKQPKDHGRGRQVEGPDLAGKRVIVVEDTSTTGGSPLAAIEALKKVGAEIAGVAVVVDRNTGAREIIESAGYPYFAALDLHDLGLE, encoded by the coding sequence GTGACCGATGCACGCGAGCGACTGATCGACTTCATCAAGAAGGACGCCGTCTTCCATGGCGACTTCACCCTCACGAGCGGCAAGAAGGCGACGTACTACGTCGACATGCGCCGCGTGAGTCTCGATCACCGCGTCGCCCCGCTCATCGGTCAGGTCATGCTCGACCTCATCGCGGATGTGCCCGACGTCGTCGCCGTCGGTGGGCTCACGATGGGTGCCGACCCGATCGCCTCCGCGATTCTCCACCAGGGCGTCGCAGCCGGACACGCGTACGACGCGTTCGTCGTGCGCAAGCAGCCGAAGGACCACGGACGCGGACGCCAGGTCGAAGGGCCCGACCTCGCCGGGAAGCGCGTCATCGTCGTGGAGGACACCTCCACCACCGGCGGTTCGCCCCTCGCCGCGATCGAGGCCCTCAAGAAGGTGGGCGCCGAGATCGCCGGCGTCGCCGTGGTCGTCGACCGCAACACGGGCGCGCGCGAGATCATCGAGTCCGCCGGTTACCCCTATTTCGCCGCTCTCGACCTGCACGATCTCGGTCTCGAGTAG